Proteins encoded together in one Impatiens glandulifera chromosome 1, dImpGla2.1, whole genome shotgun sequence window:
- the LOC124925371 gene encoding probable glucan endo-1,3-beta-glucosidase A6, producing the protein MKVKQVKLYDSNPAILGALRGSDIEVTVMVPNQLLVSISTNQAIADEWVRSQVLPFYPKTKIRYVLVGNEILSIPDRNIQLSLVPSMYRIQKSLAKFGLLRKVRVTTSLAMDVLQASYPPSNGTFRADISTQIIKPMLQFLKYTKSFLFLDVYPYFAWASNPVDIKLDYALLSSANNIRVKDPGTGLTYTNLLDQMIDAVYFAMKRMGYPHVGIFIAETGWPNGGDIGQTGGANINNAAIYNRNVIKKFTAIPAIGTPAKPGVVIQALLFALYNENMKTGMGSERHFGVLYPNGSSIYRLDFSGKTREAEYSGAEPSASWPGL; encoded by the coding sequence ATGAAGGTGAAGCAAGTCAAACTGTATGATTCTAACCCGGCCATTCTCGGCGCCCTGAGAGGATCCGACATCGAGGTTACGGTCATGGTCCCGAACCAGCTCCTTGTGAGCATCTCCACCAATCAAGCTATCGCAGACGAATGGGTACGGTCCCAAGTCTTACCCTTTTACCCAAAAACAAAGATCCGATACGTTCTCGTCGGAAACGAAATCCTTTCTATCCCCGACCGTAACATCCAGCTCAGCCTCGTCCCGTCGATGTACCGGATTCAGAAATCGCTTGCGAAATTCGGCCTCCTCCGTAAGGTCAGAGTCACTACCTCATTGGCCATGGACGTGCTTCAAGCTTCTTACCCGCCTTCCAATGGAACCTTCCGTGCCGACATCTCCACTCAAATCATTAAACCTATGCTTCAGTTTCTCAAGTACACGAAATCATTCCTCTTCTTGGATGTATACCCGTATTTCGCTTGGGCATCCAACCCGGTCGACATCAAGCTTGATTACGCCCTGTTATCCTCCGCCAATAACATAAGGGTTAAGGATCCGGGTACGGGGTTAACCTACACCAATCTGCTGGATCAAATGATAGACGCGGTCTACTTTGCCATGAAAAGAATGGGCTACCCACATGTTGGGATCTTTATAGCGGAAACCGGTTGGCCAAATGGAGGAGATATTGGCCAAACAGGAGGAGCTAATATTAACAATGCCGCAATTTATAACCGGAATGTAATAAAGAAATTCACGGCCATACCGGCCATCGGAACGCCGGCGAAGCCTGGTGTAGTCATTCAGGCACTACTTTTTGCCCTGTACAACGAGAACATGAAAACGGGTATGGGATCGGAGAGGCATTTCGGAGTGTTGTATCCGAACGGGTCAAGTATTTACCGACTGGATTTTTCTGGTAAGACGAGGGAGGCAGAGTactcaggggcggagccaagtgCAAGCTGGCCCGGGCTGTAG